A region of Candidatus Omnitrophota bacterium DNA encodes the following proteins:
- the secA gene encoding preprotein translocase subunit SecA, protein MFNIIKRIFGTQNERQLRKYTSVINDINAREAGISAMSDDEIRARMAGIKEVLIKERSQNAEEEKKVREMMVSSSSDAEKNKHKKKLMEIKNLPLSRHLPEVFALVREASKRTIGLRHFDVQMAGGMVLHDGKIAEMTTGEGKTLVATLPVCLNALSGESVHVVTVNDYLAKRDSEWMGPIYNFLGFSVGVIQHDMRTHERQKAYACDIVYGTNNEFGFDYLRDNMVTDISERVQQHLSFAIVDEVDSILIDEARTPLIISGPVDETNEAYDHMRPVVEEVVREQRKLVREYISKFREEDRKGNNEGAGQFLYLVHKSDPKNREFLDIILKEKKAKEAFDRAQSLLDSKIMDKERSELLEELFFVFDERTREATFSARGQRMMKERFGVEFMIEDIEAKIAELSDRDMPEEEKVKQETELISAYTNQQRIVESIKQLLKAYILFQKDVDYVINDNKIVIVDSFTGRMMPGRRFSDGIHEAIEAKERVEVQRESQTLATITLQNYFRMYDKLSGMTGTAKTEEVEFEKIYLLPVVQIPTNRPLKRDSMPDRIYKTEREKFNAVIEEIYECNSIGRPVLVGTVSIEKSEELSRLLRSRGVKHNVLNAKYHEKEAHIIAQAGRFGAVTIATNMAGRGTDILLGGNAEYLADDAVERIEYDSPSDREKAMERFTEEFRHKTREEKEKVIQAGGLHVVGTERHESRRIDNQLRGRCGRQGDPGSSRFYLSLEDDLMRIFGSDRIKDIMERLGMEEGEVIENPLVTRAVRTAQKRVEGQNFEVRKHLLKYDNVMNQQREVIYRRRRMVLEDRDIREEFFECLEVGLESLLIGWDTLPDPDKLSKALMYRYAILIKPDEFIGMYAAEVVEKVKEAASKSYSVRESFIGSERLRGLEKMVMLSVIDSSWKEYLREIDELREGIYWRAYAQKDPLIEFQHEAFQMFRDLIIKLDEQVAEKIMKISAMEEQYKKSVFQTGKKNFEHKEYSAIGAASNARNDIRDEGTPPPPLPGHPGTARTASGEEAYRRESPKVGRNDPCPCGSGKKYKKCCGM, encoded by the coding sequence ATGTTCAATATCATAAAAAGGATATTCGGTACGCAGAACGAGCGGCAGCTCAGGAAATACACGTCGGTGATCAACGATATCAACGCCAGAGAAGCCGGGATATCGGCCATGTCCGATGACGAGATAAGGGCAAGGATGGCGGGGATAAAAGAGGTCTTGATCAAGGAACGTTCCCAGAACGCCGAGGAGGAGAAGAAGGTCAGGGAGATGATGGTGTCGTCATCCTCGGACGCCGAAAAGAACAAGCACAAGAAAAAACTCATGGAAATAAAGAACCTGCCACTGTCCAGGCACCTGCCGGAAGTTTTCGCGCTAGTGCGGGAGGCCTCAAAGCGGACCATAGGATTGAGGCATTTCGACGTGCAGATGGCGGGAGGCATGGTGCTGCATGACGGGAAGATAGCGGAGATGACCACGGGAGAAGGAAAGACGCTTGTGGCCACCCTGCCGGTATGCCTTAACGCCTTGAGCGGGGAGAGCGTGCATGTGGTCACGGTCAACGACTACCTCGCGAAAAGGGACAGCGAATGGATGGGGCCCATATACAATTTCCTGGGATTCTCGGTAGGGGTGATACAGCATGATATGCGTACGCACGAGAGGCAGAAGGCGTACGCGTGCGACATCGTCTACGGGACCAATAACGAATTCGGGTTCGATTACCTGAGAGATAATATGGTCACGGATATCAGTGAGAGGGTGCAGCAGCATCTAAGTTTCGCCATAGTCGATGAGGTCGACAGCATACTTATTGATGAGGCCAGGACCCCGCTTATAATCTCCGGCCCGGTGGACGAGACCAACGAGGCTTATGACCATATGCGTCCGGTGGTTGAGGAGGTCGTGAGGGAACAACGTAAGCTTGTCCGGGAGTATATCTCAAAATTCCGGGAAGAGGACCGCAAGGGTAATAACGAGGGGGCCGGACAGTTCCTGTACCTCGTGCATAAGTCCGATCCCAAGAACAGGGAATTCCTGGACATCATACTCAAGGAGAAAAAGGCAAAAGAGGCTTTCGACCGCGCGCAGTCGCTACTGGACAGTAAGATCATGGACAAGGAACGCAGTGAATTGCTGGAAGAGCTCTTCTTCGTGTTCGACGAACGCACGCGCGAGGCGACGTTCAGCGCGCGCGGGCAGAGAATGATGAAAGAGCGTTTCGGTGTGGAGTTCATGATAGAGGATATAGAGGCGAAGATAGCGGAACTTTCGGACCGGGATATGCCGGAAGAGGAAAAGGTGAAACAGGAAACAGAGCTCATATCCGCCTATACGAACCAGCAGAGGATAGTCGAGAGCATAAAACAGCTCCTCAAGGCGTATATCCTTTTCCAGAAGGACGTTGATTATGTCATCAACGACAATAAGATAGTCATAGTGGACAGTTTTACCGGACGCATGATGCCCGGGAGAAGGTTCTCCGACGGTATACACGAGGCCATAGAGGCCAAGGAAAGAGTTGAAGTACAGAGGGAGAGCCAGACGCTCGCGACGATAACCCTGCAGAATTATTTCCGCATGTATGACAAACTTTCGGGCATGACCGGTACCGCGAAGACCGAGGAGGTAGAGTTCGAGAAAATATATCTGCTGCCGGTCGTCCAGATCCCGACGAACCGTCCGCTCAAGCGTGACAGCATGCCGGACCGCATATACAAGACCGAGAGGGAGAAATTCAACGCCGTCATCGAGGAGATCTACGAATGTAACAGCATCGGCAGGCCGGTACTTGTCGGCACCGTATCCATAGAGAAATCCGAGGAGCTCAGCCGGCTTTTGCGTTCCAGGGGCGTCAAACACAACGTATTGAACGCCAAATACCATGAGAAAGAAGCGCATATAATCGCCCAGGCGGGAAGGTTCGGCGCGGTCACCATAGCTACGAACATGGCCGGCCGGGGGACTGACATTCTTCTCGGGGGTAACGCCGAATACCTGGCGGATGACGCCGTGGAAAGAATAGAATACGACAGCCCGTCCGACAGGGAGAAGGCCATGGAACGTTTCACGGAAGAGTTCCGCCACAAGACCCGGGAAGAAAAGGAAAAGGTCATACAGGCCGGAGGGCTCCATGTTGTGGGTACCGAACGCCATGAGTCCAGGAGGATAGACAACCAGCTGCGTGGACGATGCGGCAGGCAGGGTGACCCGGGTTCCAGCAGGTTCTATCTTTCCCTCGAGGACGACCTCATGAGGATATTCGGGTCGGACCGGATCAAGGACATAATGGAGCGGCTCGGGATGGAAGAAGGGGAGGTTATCGAGAACCCCCTTGTGACCCGTGCGGTGCGTACGGCACAGAAAAGGGTAGAGGGGCAGAACTTCGAGGTAAGGAAACATCTCCTGAAATATGATAACGTAATGAACCAGCAGAGAGAGGTGATATACAGGCGCAGGCGTATGGTCCTTGAGGACAGGGATATAAGGGAAGAGTTCTTCGAGTGCCTCGAGGTCGGGCTGGAATCGCTTCTTATCGGCTGGGATACGCTACCCGATCCGGATAAACTTTCAAAGGCGCTGATGTACCGGTACGCGATACTCATAAAACCGGATGAATTCATCGGTATGTACGCGGCGGAGGTCGTGGAAAAAGTCAAAGAGGCCGCCTCAAAGAGTTATTCCGTCAGGGAATCGTTCATCGGGAGCGAACGGTTACGCGGTCTCGAAAAAATGGTGATGCTCTCGGTCATCGATTCCAGCTGGAAAGAATATTTGAGGGAGATCGACGAACTGAGGGAAGGTATCTACTGGAGGGCGTACGCCCAGAAGGACCCGCTTATAGAGTTCCAGCACGAGGCGTTCCAGATGTTCCGGGACCTTATAATAAAACTCGACGAACAGGTAGCCGAGAAGATAATGAAGATATCCGCTATGGAGGAGCAGTACAAGAAAAGCGTTTTCCAGACGGGGAAAAAGAACTTCGAGCACAAAGAATACTCGGCCATAGGTGCCGCTTCGAACGCGCGGAATGATATCCGGGACGAAGGCACACCGCCGCCTCCGCTTCCGGGACATCCGGGAACAGCCCGTACGGCGAGCGGTGAGGAGGCCTACAGGAGGGAAAGTCCCAAGGTTGGGCGTAACGACCCATGTCCGTGCGGAAGCGGGAAAAAATATAAAAAATGTTGCGGAATGTAA
- the prfB gene encoding peptide chain release factor 2 (programmed frameshift) — protein sequence MLEELMKSIKSVDVKLEELRGYFDLAHNEERARELETELNDPDIWKNQPRADSLSRELRAIRSLIGPYKEIEEQYVSIRELSEMIEAGDEDSINTIHVEVEDVKGKIDRLEFKCLLGGELDRCNAILSINSGAGGTESCDWASMLFRMYTRWAENHGHVIEIYDQLQGEEAGIKNVTMLVKGDLAYGYLKGESGVHRLVRISPFDSNKRRHTSFASIDVIPDIDKEINVEINENDLRIDTYRSSGAGGQHVNVTDSAVRITHLPTGIVVQCQKERSQHKNKATAMKILKAKLYEKERRERENEAMRHHGEKKKIEWGSQIRSYVLHPYKMVKDHRTGEQTSNAERTLDGDIDMFSEAYLRYMAAQNKN from the exons ATGCTTGAAGAATTAATGAAGTCCATAAAGTCGGTAGATGTTAAACTTGAAGAACTCCGGGGGTAT TTTGACCTCGCTCACAACGAGGAAAGAGCCAGGGAGCTTGAAACTGAATTGAACGATCCGGATATCTGGAAGAACCAGCCCAGGGCGGATTCCCTTTCGAGGGAACTCCGCGCCATAAGGTCGCTTATAGGCCCATATAAGGAAATAGAGGAGCAGTACGTCTCCATACGGGAACTTTCCGAGATGATCGAGGCCGGTGACGAGGATTCCATCAATACCATACACGTGGAAGTCGAGGATGTAAAGGGCAAGATAGACCGTTTGGAGTTCAAATGTCTCCTCGGCGGGGAACTGGACAGGTGCAACGCCATACTCAGCATCAATTCAGGAGCGGGAGGGACCGAATCCTGCGACTGGGCCTCAATGCTATTCAGGATGTACACGAGGTGGGCGGAGAACCACGGGCATGTCATTGAGATATACGACCAGCTCCAGGGGGAGGAAGCCGGCATCAAGAACGTTACCATGCTTGTTAAGGGGGATCTCGCGTACGGGTACCTGAAGGGGGAGTCCGGTGTGCACCGGCTTGTCAGGATATCCCCGTTCGACTCGAACAAGCGCAGGCATACTTCTTTCGCCTCGATAGACGTTATTCCCGACATAGACAAGGAAATAAACGTGGAGATAAACGAGAACGACCTCAGGATAGATACATACAGGTCCAGCGGGGCCGGTGGGCAGCATGTCAACGTCACGGATTCGGCCGTGCGCATAACACACCTACCGACGGGGATAGTTGTTCAATGCCAGAAGGAAAGGTCGCAACACAAGAACAAGGCTACCGCCATGAAGATACTCAAGGCGAAGCTTTATGAGAAAGAGCGCCGTGAACGTGAGAATGAGGCCATGAGGCACCACGGCGAAAAGAAAAAAATAGAGTGGGGAAGCCAGATAAGGTCGTATGTGCTGCATCCCTACAAGATGGTCAAGGACCACAGGACGGGAGAACAGACGTCGAACGCTGAAAGGACCCTGGATGGCGATATAGATATGTTCTCTGAAGCTTACTTGAGGTACATGGCGGCACAGAATAAAAATTAA
- a CDS encoding excinuclease ABC subunit UvrC — MDRKTPDIREKVRSLPDSPGVYMFLDRRGKIIYVGKAARLRRRVSSYFRSSSAKSGKLRSLARETRDIRIVPASSEAEALVYEAGLIKDHSPRYNVDLKDDKSYPYIKLTVNESFPRVVMTRRRVNDGALYYGPYVDAGLLKDALSFMKKIFPLRTCGRFHKNVCLEYHLGQCQGPCEGRVTEKEYRETVENLKKFLEGRKGDLLSALREKMIRHAEKREYEKSMAIKERIEALTAVREFHGGTKRPMYGELDELKNVLGAVAMPETIECFDISNISGQKPVGSMVKFRHGRPSRKEYRKFRIKGVSGIDDYSMMREIVRRRYARLVADKGELPDLVLIDGGKGHLSVAMAVMDELGIKDMMLASIAKEYNHLYLPGRAHPVRLSPGSRLLSLVQRIRDEAHRFAITYHRKVRGKAYFGGMLTDIKGIGPARERELMEKFGSRGKVSEASFDELIARGIDRRTASIISSYFSTGKEPR; from the coding sequence ATGGACCGGAAAACACCGGATATCAGGGAAAAGGTAAGGTCATTGCCGGATTCTCCCGGTGTGTACATGTTCCTTGACCGACGCGGCAAGATAATATACGTAGGGAAGGCCGCCAGGTTAAGGCGCAGGGTATCGTCATACTTCAGGAGTTCGAGCGCGAAAAGCGGTAAATTACGCAGTCTTGCCCGGGAGACCAGGGACATAAGGATCGTCCCGGCATCATCGGAAGCGGAAGCGCTTGTTTACGAGGCCGGGCTCATAAAAGACCATTCTCCCAGGTACAATGTAGACCTCAAGGACGACAAATCCTATCCATATATCAAGCTTACGGTGAACGAGAGTTTTCCCAGGGTGGTCATGACGAGGCGCAGGGTGAACGACGGGGCCCTGTATTACGGTCCATATGTGGATGCCGGGCTCCTGAAGGACGCGCTTTCTTTCATGAAGAAGATATTCCCCTTGAGGACATGTGGCCGGTTCCATAAGAACGTATGCCTGGAATACCATCTTGGGCAATGCCAGGGGCCGTGCGAGGGGCGGGTGACCGAGAAAGAATACCGTGAGACAGTGGAGAACCTCAAGAAGTTCCTTGAGGGCAGGAAAGGAGACCTTCTCAGCGCGCTGCGTGAAAAGATGATACGTCACGCGGAAAAACGCGAGTATGAAAAGTCCATGGCGATAAAAGAACGAATAGAGGCGCTTACCGCCGTACGCGAGTTCCACGGCGGGACGAAAAGGCCCATGTACGGGGAGCTGGACGAGCTCAAGAACGTGCTTGGGGCCGTGGCGATGCCTGAGACGATAGAATGTTTCGATATATCCAATATATCCGGGCAGAAGCCCGTAGGGTCCATGGTGAAATTCCGGCATGGCAGGCCGTCGAGGAAGGAATATCGCAAGTTCAGGATAAAAGGTGTCAGCGGCATAGATGATTATTCCATGATGCGTGAAATAGTAAGGCGGCGTTACGCCCGGCTTGTGGCGGACAAGGGGGAGCTTCCCGATCTTGTGCTTATAGACGGCGGAAAGGGCCATCTTTCGGTGGCCATGGCGGTCATGGACGAACTGGGCATAAAGGATATGATGCTGGCCAGTATAGCCAAGGAGTACAACCACTTATACCTGCCGGGACGCGCGCACCCCGTAAGGCTGTCTCCCGGTTCGCGTCTTTTGTCGTTGGTCCAGAGGATACGGGACGAGGCCCACAGGTTCGCGATAACGTACCACAGGAAGGTGAGGGGGAAGGCTTATTTCGGCGGTATGCTCACGGACATAAAAGGCATAGGCCCGGCCAGGGAACGCGAACTTATGGAAAAATTCGGGTCACGCGGTAAGGTCTCTGAGGCTTCTTTTGACGAACTTATCGCCAGAGGTATCGATCGGAGAACGGCTTCGATAATTTCCAGCTATTTTTCTACAGGTAAAGAGCCACGCTAA
- the murJ gene encoding murein biosynthesis integral membrane protein MurJ, with protein sequence MSNRKLIKSTSIIGSATTASRILGFIRDIMLARFFGTNIFAQAFVVAFRLPNMLRDMVGEGATDAAIVPILTEYRHTRPEKEYWEAARVILNLMLMVLITLSVLGVLFSPVLVRLIAPGFVVTPEKFRITVDLTRWLFPYILFLGLVAYCKGVLSSFNYFTTPAFSPVILNMAMITSLVFLCPVYGVKGIVAGVLGGGVLEVLIQVPPLVKRGFRLEGVFRIAHPIASRIGKLLLPRALGTAVYQMSVFVDTILASLSSVVGAGGVAALYYSNRLVQLPLAVFGISLATAVLPRLSREAATRDMNAFRDTVAFSLRTVFTIMMPAIFGLMILAEPMMRILFQRGEFTAYSTGITSAALFYYSFGLFAYAGIKILVSAYYSMGDTKTPVKTASVSLLVNIVLNLILMWPLKIGGLALATSIAAITNFIILYILLARRIGDPGTKGLALATMKMLLAAGVMSVFTCYMKARFLQGGAGGSLIKSIVTLVGTVIASGGVYVVSAYFIGVPGVRRITGLLRDRMPSS encoded by the coding sequence ATGTCCAATCGCAAACTCATAAAGTCAACAAGTATAATAGGTTCCGCGACTACGGCAAGCCGTATACTGGGGTTCATACGTGATATAATGCTCGCCAGGTTCTTCGGGACCAATATCTTCGCCCAGGCTTTTGTCGTGGCTTTCCGCTTGCCCAATATGCTTCGGGACATGGTGGGTGAAGGGGCCACGGACGCGGCTATAGTGCCGATACTTACCGAATACAGGCATACGCGCCCGGAAAAGGAGTACTGGGAAGCCGCCCGCGTTATACTTAACCTGATGTTAATGGTGCTTATCACCCTCTCTGTTCTGGGAGTGCTGTTCTCGCCTGTGCTGGTACGGCTGATAGCTCCCGGGTTCGTTGTTACGCCGGAGAAATTCCGTATAACGGTCGATCTCACGAGATGGCTTTTCCCATACATATTGTTCCTTGGACTCGTAGCGTATTGTAAGGGAGTGCTCAGCTCGTTCAATTATTTCACGACCCCCGCTTTTTCCCCGGTGATACTTAACATGGCAATGATAACATCTCTGGTATTCCTGTGCCCGGTGTACGGCGTAAAAGGCATAGTGGCGGGAGTGCTTGGAGGAGGGGTGCTTGAGGTCCTTATTCAGGTACCGCCGCTCGTGAAACGCGGGTTCCGTCTTGAAGGCGTGTTCAGGATAGCCCATCCGATAGCGTCCAGGATCGGGAAATTACTTCTTCCGCGGGCATTGGGTACCGCCGTTTACCAGATGAGCGTTTTCGTGGATACGATACTGGCGTCACTGTCGTCGGTAGTCGGCGCCGGAGGGGTCGCGGCTTTATATTATTCCAACCGTCTCGTACAATTGCCGCTCGCGGTATTCGGGATATCACTGGCTACGGCCGTGCTCCCGCGGCTCAGCCGTGAGGCCGCGACCAGGGATATGAACGCGTTCCGAGATACGGTAGCGTTCTCGCTTCGAACGGTGTTCACCATAATGATGCCCGCTATCTTCGGCCTGATGATACTGGCCGAGCCCATGATGAGGATACTTTTCCAGCGCGGCGAGTTCACGGCGTATTCCACCGGGATAACCTCGGCCGCGCTCTTTTACTATTCGTTCGGTCTTTTCGCGTATGCCGGTATCAAGATCCTGGTAAGCGCGTACTATTCCATGGGGGATACTAAGACCCCTGTGAAGACCGCTTCCGTCTCGCTACTGGTGAACATCGTGCTTAATCTGATCCTTATGTGGCCGCTCAAGATAGGGGGTCTAGCGCTTGCCACGTCGATCGCCGCGATAACGAATTTCATCATATTGTACATATTGCTGGCCAGGCGTATCGGTGACCCGGGGACTAAGGGCCTGGCGCTGGCTACCATGAAGATGCTCCTGGCGGCGGGGGTGATGTCCGTTTTCACCTGTTACATGAAGGCGCGTTTCCTGCAGGGGGGGGCCGGAGGATCGCTCATCAAGTCGATAGTGACGCTCGTGGGCACCGTGATCGCCAGCGGCGGTGTATACGTGGTATCGGCTTATTTCATCGGTGTGCCCGGGGTCAGGAGGATCACGGGCTTGTTGCGTGACAGGATGCCAAGTTCCTGA
- the rpsT gene encoding 30S ribosomal protein S20, whose amino-acid sequence MPNKKAAIKSLRKDKKKHAKNKAVKSELRTLTKKARLLITDGKKNEAETLLRTLESKLDRAAKSHIIKKENAARKVSRLRTHFASASKSAS is encoded by the coding sequence ATGCCCAATAAAAAAGCAGCTATTAAAAGCCTCAGAAAAGACAAGAAAAAGCACGCGAAGAACAAAGCCGTCAAATCTGAGCTTCGCACACTGACGAAAAAAGCGCGTCTTTTGATAACGGACGGCAAAAAGAACGAAGCCGAGACCCTGCTTCGTACGCTCGAGTCAAAACTGGACCGGGCCGCTAAAAGCCATATCATAAAAAAAGAGAACGCCGCGAGGAAAGTATCCAGGTTGAGAACGCATTTCGCTTCCGCGTCAAAAAGCGCCTCTTAA
- a CDS encoding cold shock domain-containing protein, translated as MARGTVKWFNNQKGYGFITPEDAGKDVFVHHSAIQGEGYKSLDEGQAVEFEIKQGPKGAEAANVVKL; from the coding sequence ATGGCTAGAGGTACAGTAAAATGGTTCAATAACCAAAAAGGTTACGGGTTTATTACTCCTGAAGACGCGGGTAAAGATGTATTTGTGCATCACAGCGCTATTCAGGGTGAAGGCTATAAATCTTTGGATGAAGGCCAGGCTGTTGAGTTCGAGATCAAGCAGGGCCCCAAAGGTGCTGAAGCTGCTAACGTAGTAAAGCTCTAA
- a CDS encoding cupin domain-containing protein: MPNIFEDIPEYIKEELFEELAGKDGIRIERIVSEGQCTPPGVWLSQERNEWVLLLAGEAELSFRNAGGKLYMRPGEHVLISSGTEHRVEWTSTEEQTVWLAVHF; encoded by the coding sequence ATGCCTAATATATTTGAGGACATACCCGAATATATAAAGGAAGAGCTTTTTGAGGAATTGGCCGGGAAGGACGGGATCCGGATCGAACGTATCGTCTCCGAGGGGCAATGTACCCCCCCGGGAGTGTGGCTCAGCCAGGAGCGGAATGAGTGGGTACTGCTCCTCGCCGGGGAGGCCGAGCTATCCTTCCGGAATGCCGGCGGAAAGCTCTATATGCGGCCCGGAGAGCATGTACTCATATCTTCCGGGACCGAGCACCGGGTCGAATGGACGTCCACGGAAGAACAGACCGTCTGGCTCGCGGTGCATTTTTGA
- a CDS encoding PfkB family carbohydrate kinase: MSIEGALLNDLGMDRLTGPDLREAIGRYGGLPDREKRRINREIAGDVIKTMGEACICAGKGSGTGSGKASLPGTRVLAVNHAGPLDVTMEWKTGPDGGLELVECCVDSGGDQVNVSKVFSHFGEYIALIALVGNNDGVITSEWKKNFLAGGIITEFIPFTGEDQQVQIYNIVDREHLPAMDGWADRIPAGVVEEINGKALDMLGEMSKGGSDNIWMLLSAGGPIRYDRELACYASLVRRVKGKYGDRVKFLIDFKHMSGPEEAMSVLEISRDTPQDIIKPNLEEFVQILVSSGLVPAGRTTKDTITEEEVRRYAVKLRERYGLLGVLVSMDRSGLMLVLTDRMIREKGININVACHTAAGDSLKAGFVYALSNGKSFEEAVHTGNLFGASTASMAGSRTVTPEKLAEIEVLARAQGVEPEVISIV; encoded by the coding sequence ATGAGCATAGAAGGAGCATTATTGAACGATCTTGGGATGGACCGTTTGACGGGTCCGGACCTCAGGGAGGCGATAGGGCGTTACGGGGGTCTTCCGGACCGTGAAAAAAGGCGGATAAACCGCGAGATCGCCGGGGATGTCATAAAGACCATGGGGGAGGCTTGTATCTGTGCCGGTAAGGGGAGCGGGACCGGTTCGGGGAAAGCGTCCCTGCCGGGGACCAGAGTGCTGGCGGTGAACCATGCCGGCCCTCTTGACGTCACGATGGAATGGAAGACCGGGCCGGACGGGGGGCTTGAGCTGGTGGAATGCTGTGTGGACTCGGGCGGGGACCAGGTGAACGTATCAAAGGTGTTCAGCCATTTCGGTGAGTATATCGCTCTTATAGCGCTCGTGGGTAATAATGACGGAGTGATAACATCCGAATGGAAGAAGAATTTTCTCGCGGGAGGCATAATAACCGAATTCATCCCTTTTACGGGAGAAGACCAGCAGGTACAAATATATAATATAGTTGATAGGGAACATCTTCCGGCGATGGACGGCTGGGCGGACAGGATTCCGGCAGGCGTGGTCGAAGAGATCAACGGTAAAGCTCTTGATATGCTGGGGGAAATGTCCAAAGGAGGATCGGATAATATATGGATGCTCCTTTCGGCTGGAGGGCCCATAAGGTATGACCGGGAACTCGCCTGCTATGCCTCCCTGGTAAGGCGTGTTAAGGGAAAATACGGTGACAGGGTCAAGTTCCTTATAGATTTCAAGCATATGTCCGGGCCCGAGGAGGCCATGTCGGTCCTGGAGATATCCAGGGATACCCCGCAGGATATAATAAAACCTAACCTGGAAGAATTCGTACAGATCCTTGTTTCAAGCGGTCTCGTGCCGGCCGGCCGTACCACTAAGGATACGATAACCGAGGAAGAGGTCAGGAGATACGCGGTGAAGCTCCGGGAAAGATACGGCCTTCTGGGGGTCCTTGTTTCTATGGACAGGTCGGGGCTTATGCTTGTCCTCACGGACAGGATGATCAGGGAAAAAGGTATAAACATAAATGTGGCATGCCATACGGCAGCCGGGGATTCGCTCAAAGCGGGATTCGTTTACGCGCTTTCGAACGGTAAGTCGTTCGAGGAGGCCGTGCATACCGGTAACCTTTTCGGGGCGTCGACGGCCTCGATGGCCGGGTCAAGGACGGTCACCCCCGAAAAACTCGCCGAGATAGAGGTCTTGGCGCGCGCTCAGGGCGTGGAGCCTGAGGTCATATCCATAGTATAG
- a CDS encoding HAD-IB family phosphatase, translating into MVRKILFVSDFDKTLSKGDVGYILSGKLGISPENFDRKIEGIRSRNIVQLGGELAHLITRDPDYTGKVTKELLYEVGKEIELKKGVPELMSILAKGIDSCRFSTYIVSAAPKECIEKAVAGIFPIENIYGTTFLFDKNVVQDVERTNAGHAKVATLDMLKQKENVTRYAIIYVGDGSSDVHVMLHVKSYQGYTITVSPAPYMGHICRRSVISDNVLAILVPILQDLLKYDQGKVREFFEDRNHTILEWNRADTEWLDIT; encoded by the coding sequence ATGGTGAGAAAGATACTCTTTGTCTCCGATTTCGACAAAACCCTTTCTAAGGGGGACGTTGGATATATATTAAGCGGAAAGCTGGGAATATCTCCTGAAAATTTCGACAGGAAGATCGAAGGCATAAGAAGCCGGAACATCGTACAACTCGGTGGCGAGCTCGCCCATCTCATTACACGTGATCCCGACTATACCGGAAAGGTCACGAAGGAACTTCTTTATGAGGTCGGCAAAGAGATCGAGCTGAAAAAAGGCGTGCCCGAGCTTATGAGCATATTGGCCAAAGGCATAGACAGCTGCCGTTTCAGCACGTATATCGTATCAGCGGCTCCCAAAGAATGTATCGAGAAAGCGGTAGCGGGCATTTTCCCAATCGAGAACATCTACGGAACGACATTCCTCTTCGACAAGAACGTTGTCCAGGACGTCGAAAGAACTAACGCCGGACACGCGAAAGTAGCTACCCTCGACATGTTGAAACAAAAAGAGAACGTCACCAGGTACGCCATAATATACGTGGGTGACGGCTCGAGTGACGTGCATGTGATGTTACACGTCAAATCTTACCAGGGATATACCATAACCGTTTCCCCGGCACCCTACATGGGGCATATATGCCGGAGAAGCGTTATCTCGGATAACGTGCTGGCCATACTGGTGCCTATCCTCCAGGACCTCCTGAAATACGACCAGGGCAAGGTCCGGGAGTTCTTTGAGGACAGGAACCACACTATACTGGAATGGAACAGGGCCGACACGGAGTGGCTGGACATCACTTAA